The Microcebus murinus isolate Inina chromosome 26, M.murinus_Inina_mat1.0, whole genome shotgun sequence genome contains a region encoding:
- the RCHY1 gene encoding RING finger and CHY zinc finger domain-containing protein 1 isoform X3, giving the protein MNLQGRHKCIENVSRQNCPICLEDIHTSRVVAHVLPCGHLLHRTCYEEMLKKGYRCPLCMHSALDMTRYWQQLDDEVAQTPMPSEYQNMTVDIHCNDCNGRSTVQFHILGMKCQLCDSYNTAQAGGRRISVDQQ; this is encoded by the exons TGTATTGAAAATGTTTCCCGGCAGAATTGCCCAATATGTTTGGAG gaCATCCACACATCTCGTGTTGTTGCTCATGTCTTGCCATGCGGACACCTTTTACATCG aactTGTTATGAAGAAATGTTGAAAAA AGGCTACAGATGTCCGTTATGTATGCACTCTGCTTTAGACATGACCAGGTATTGGCAACAGCTGGACGATGAGGTAGCACAGACTCCGATGCCGTCAGAGTATCAGAACATGACTGTGGAT attcACTGCAATGACTGTAACGGACGGTCCACAGTTCAGTTCCATATATTAGGCATGAAGTGTCAGCTTTGTGACTCCTACAATACTGCTCAAGCTGGAGGACGTAGAATTTCAGTGGATCAGCAATGA